From one Flavobacteriales bacterium genomic stretch:
- the plsY gene encoding glycerol-3-phosphate 1-O-acyltransferase PlsY, with protein MDQAINFWFLLFAYLLGSIPTSVWLGKIRYGVDVREYGSGNSGATNTFRVLGKNIGIPVLFVDVFKGWMAVKLGVFVFDMSQPEQLVNFQLLLGLVALIGHIFPIYVGFRGGKGIATLLGLVIAIHPAAAVISLLVFIMVLISTKYVSLSSIMATLFFPISVILVFKETIPSLMIFSVLVPVLVILTHHKNIKRLINRKESKVAFDRGKNDNK; from the coding sequence ATGGATCAAGCAATCAATTTCTGGTTTCTGTTATTTGCATACCTTCTTGGGTCTATACCAACATCTGTATGGCTGGGTAAAATTAGATATGGCGTAGATGTACGTGAGTACGGTAGTGGTAATAGTGGGGCAACAAATACCTTTCGTGTATTAGGGAAAAATATAGGGATACCGGTACTCTTTGTAGATGTATTCAAGGGATGGATGGCCGTTAAGCTGGGTGTTTTCGTTTTTGATATGTCGCAACCTGAACAGTTGGTTAACTTCCAGTTGTTATTAGGTTTGGTTGCTCTAATTGGGCATATATTTCCAATTTATGTTGGGTTTAGAGGGGGTAAAGGAATAGCCACGTTATTAGGTTTAGTAATAGCAATTCATCCGGCAGCTGCGGTAATCTCCTTACTTGTATTTATTATGGTTCTTATTTCAACCAAGTATGTGTCTTTGAGTTCAATCATGGCAACCTTGTTTTTTCCAATAAGTGTGATTCTGGTTTTTAAAGAAACAATTCCATCTTTGATGATATTCTCGGTATTGGTCCCGGTTCTGGTGATTTTGACTCATCATAAAAACATAAAAAGATTAATTAACAGGAAAGAATCTAAAGTTGCTTTTGATCGAGGCAAAAATGACAATAAGTAG